The proteins below are encoded in one region of Aquisphaera giovannonii:
- the rpsK gene encoding 30S ribosomal protein S11, protein MAKAKKRKTRRNVSRAVVHIKATFNNTTVTITDPNGDALCWASSGTVGFKGSRKSTPFAAQRAAETAAATATKYGVKEVEVKVKGPGSGRESAITAIQASGLSIKAIEDVTPLPHNGCRPPKKRRV, encoded by the coding sequence GTGGCCAAGGCCAAGAAGAGGAAGACGCGACGCAACGTCAGCCGCGCGGTCGTGCACATCAAGGCGACGTTCAACAACACGACGGTCACGATCACCGACCCCAACGGCGATGCGTTGTGCTGGGCCTCGTCCGGGACCGTCGGCTTCAAGGGGAGCCGCAAGAGCACGCCGTTCGCCGCCCAGCGCGCCGCCGAGACGGCCGCGGCGACCGCGACGAAGTACGGCGTCAAGGAAGTGGAAGTGAAGGTCAAGGGCCCGGGCTCCGGGCGGGAGTCCGCGATCACGGCCATCCAGGCCTCCGGCCTGTCGATCAAGGCCATCGAGGACGTCACCCCGCTGCCGCACAACGGCTGCCGCCCCCCCAAGAAGCGCCGCGTCTGA
- the rpsM gene encoding 30S ribosomal protein S13, producing the protein MPRILGVDIPNDKRTEISLRYIYGIGPFLAQQLCERSGIDPAKPARDLTEDDLAKLAALLDNEYTVEGQLRRQIQQNIGRLREIGCYRGLRHRKGLPVRGQRTRTNARTRKGPRKTVAGKKGVKEMR; encoded by the coding sequence ATGCCTCGTATCCTCGGTGTCGATATTCCGAACGACAAGCGCACGGAGATTTCCTTGCGCTACATCTACGGGATCGGTCCGTTCCTGGCCCAGCAGTTGTGCGAGCGGTCGGGCATCGATCCGGCCAAGCCGGCGCGCGACCTGACCGAAGACGATCTGGCGAAGCTCGCGGCGCTCCTGGACAACGAATACACGGTGGAGGGCCAGCTCCGCCGCCAGATCCAGCAGAACATCGGCCGGCTCCGCGAGATCGGCTGCTACCGCGGCCTGCGTCACCGCAAGGGCCTGCCGGTGCGGGGCCAGCGGACCCGGACCAACGCCCGCACCCGCAAGGGCCCGCGGAAGACCGTCGCCGGCAAGAAGGGCGTCAAGGAGATGCGCTGA
- the rpmJ gene encoding 50S ribosomal protein L36: protein MKVRSSVKRICEHCKIVRREGKVYVICSNPRHKQKQG, encoded by the coding sequence ATGAAAGTGCGATCGAGCGTCAAGCGGATTTGCGAGCACTGCAAGATCGTCCGCCGCGAGGGGAAGGTCTACGTCATCTGCAGCAATCCCCGGCACAAGCAGAAGCAGGGCTGA
- a CDS encoding type II toxin-antitoxin system RelE/ParE family toxin — protein MAVELIFSPEATTDLQEAYDWYEARTMGRGEDFLVRVDACIQSILRLPESYAPFHGDFRRALVRKFPYAVFYEYARNAVTIYGVLHTSRDPAKWRERLP, from the coding sequence ATGGCCGTTGAGTTGATCTTCTCGCCCGAAGCGACAACGGATCTCCAGGAGGCTTACGACTGGTACGAGGCCCGGACGATGGGGCGAGGCGAGGATTTCCTGGTTCGGGTTGACGCCTGCATCCAGTCGATCCTCCGGCTGCCCGAATCGTACGCCCCGTTCCATGGGGATTTCCGGCGGGCCCTCGTGCGGAAGTTCCCTTACGCGGTCTTCTACGAATACGCTCGTAATGCTGTCACGATCTATGGTGTTCTCCACACTTCGCGCGATCCGGCCAAATGGAGAGAAAGACTTCCTTAA
- a CDS encoding addiction module protein yields MNPAIASVFDLTPSEKLQLVEDLWDDLAANPEDVPIHDWQVQELERRKLNLLNNPASGVTWEQVKQRIRNRHGR; encoded by the coding sequence ATGAACCCGGCCATCGCATCCGTCTTCGACCTCACGCCATCGGAGAAGCTGCAACTCGTCGAAGATCTCTGGGACGACTTGGCGGCGAATCCCGAGGACGTTCCGATCCACGACTGGCAGGTCCAGGAGTTGGAGCGTCGCAAGCTCAACCTCCTTAACAATCCGGCATCGGGCGTGACGTGGGAGCAGGTCAAGCAGAGGATCCGCAACCGCCATGGCCGTTGA
- the map gene encoding type I methionyl aminopeptidase, producing the protein MSSHRDPGRRPTTFSLFKAPERPAGVSTGPGGSRPVVKLKSPREISLMREAGRVVAIALDRCTKMAAPGVTTADMDAAVAEVFREHGAQPLFLGYPSSTRGKPPFPAVICASVNEQIVHGIPNRRPLKEGDVVSIDTGCRLNGWCGDSAVTIPIGPVSAESKKLLGVTKETLDLAIRAMTRCRTWSEVASLMERYVKSQGFHVIEKFVGHGIGQDMHEEPQVPNFVSKALRKSDIRLEPGIVLAVEPMVAVGTKEVRTLDDGWTVETKDRRYSAHFEHTIAMTPEGPRVLTYLED; encoded by the coding sequence ATGTCCTCCCACCGGGATCCGGGCCGGCGTCCTACCACGTTCTCGCTCTTCAAGGCCCCGGAGCGTCCCGCCGGGGTCTCGACGGGCCCCGGAGGCTCTCGTCCCGTGGTCAAGCTCAAGAGCCCCCGAGAGATTTCCCTGATGCGCGAGGCCGGCCGGGTGGTGGCCATCGCGCTGGACCGCTGCACGAAGATGGCCGCCCCGGGCGTCACGACGGCCGACATGGACGCCGCCGTCGCGGAGGTCTTCCGCGAGCATGGCGCCCAGCCGTTGTTCCTCGGCTATCCGAGCTCCACCCGCGGCAAGCCGCCGTTCCCGGCGGTCATCTGCGCCAGCGTGAACGAGCAGATCGTCCACGGCATCCCGAATCGCCGCCCCCTGAAGGAGGGCGACGTCGTCTCGATCGACACCGGCTGCCGCCTCAACGGATGGTGCGGCGACTCGGCCGTGACGATCCCCATCGGCCCCGTCTCGGCGGAGTCGAAGAAGCTCCTGGGCGTGACGAAGGAGACGCTGGACCTGGCGATACGGGCGATGACCCGGTGCCGGACCTGGTCCGAGGTGGCGAGCCTGATGGAGCGCTACGTCAAGAGCCAGGGCTTCCACGTCATCGAGAAGTTCGTCGGCCACGGCATCGGCCAGGACATGCACGAGGAGCCGCAGGTCCCGAACTTCGTCAGCAAGGCCCTCCGCAAGAGCGACATCCGCCTCGAGCCGGGCATCGTCCTCGCCGTCGAGCCGATGGTCGCGGTCGGCACCAAGGAGGTCCGCACCCTCGACGACGGCTGGACCGTCGAGACCAAGGACCGCCGCTACAGCGCCCACTTCGAGCACACCATCGCCATGACCCCCGAGGGGCCCCGGGTGCTGACGTACCTGGAGGATTGA
- the secY gene encoding preprotein translocase subunit SecY, with product MDKLITIFKVPELRRKILFTALLLAIYRIGFYVPLPIVNQAQLHNWEEQQSTNAAGKLFGTVAMFGGTSIGMSTIFGLGIMPYISASIIFQLLGSVVPSLEAMMKEGESGRKRINEYTRYATVALCAVQSAAWINYIMSPNIGIILPQYRDFWHGLVCVCIMTAGTIFLMWVGEQIDEFGIGNGISLLIMAGILARVPVALNGLWQNATSKLTPEPGKYGIITLLLLLALFIGVVVGVIAITESQRRIPTQSAKHVRGRRVFGGTRQFLPLKVNQAGVMPIIFASSLLIFPSIVFKSLANMTAGWRGDTWTVGSSFAGLFQELADGFTRQSYIYTICFIMLIYFFSYFWTAITFNPKDMADNLKDYGSFIPGYRPGRRTADYLENVMLRITYVGAAFLAIVAVIPSLVQTSLNVDNTVANFLGGTGLLIVISVCLDLVQKIDSHLVMRNYTGLINRK from the coding sequence GTGGACAAGCTGATCACCATCTTCAAGGTGCCGGAGCTCCGGCGGAAGATCCTCTTCACGGCCCTGCTCCTGGCCATCTACCGGATCGGCTTCTACGTCCCGCTCCCGATCGTCAACCAGGCGCAGCTCCACAACTGGGAGGAGCAGCAGAGCACCAACGCCGCCGGCAAGCTCTTCGGCACCGTCGCCATGTTCGGCGGCACCTCCATCGGCATGTCCACGATCTTCGGCCTGGGGATCATGCCGTACATCTCGGCCTCGATCATCTTCCAGCTCCTGGGCAGCGTCGTCCCCTCCCTGGAGGCGATGATGAAGGAGGGGGAGAGCGGCCGCAAGCGGATCAACGAGTACACGCGGTACGCCACCGTCGCCCTCTGCGCCGTCCAGAGCGCGGCGTGGATCAACTACATCATGAGCCCGAACATAGGCATCATCCTGCCGCAGTATCGGGACTTCTGGCACGGCCTGGTCTGCGTCTGCATCATGACCGCCGGGACGATCTTCCTGATGTGGGTCGGCGAGCAGATCGACGAGTTCGGCATCGGCAACGGCATCAGCCTCCTCATCATGGCGGGCATCCTGGCCCGCGTGCCGGTCGCGCTCAACGGCCTCTGGCAGAACGCGACCTCCAAGCTCACCCCGGAGCCGGGCAAGTACGGCATCATCACGCTGCTGCTCCTCCTGGCGCTCTTCATCGGCGTGGTGGTCGGGGTCATCGCCATCACCGAGAGCCAGCGGCGGATCCCGACCCAGTCGGCGAAGCACGTCCGCGGCCGTCGGGTCTTCGGCGGGACGAGGCAGTTCCTGCCGCTGAAGGTGAATCAGGCGGGCGTCATGCCGATCATCTTCGCCTCCAGCCTCCTCATCTTCCCGTCGATCGTCTTCAAGAGCCTGGCCAACATGACCGCCGGGTGGAGGGGGGACACCTGGACGGTGGGCTCGTCCTTCGCCGGATTGTTCCAGGAGCTCGCCGACGGCTTCACCCGCCAGAGCTACATCTACACGATCTGCTTCATCATGCTGATCTACTTCTTCAGCTACTTCTGGACGGCCATCACGTTCAACCCGAAGGACATGGCGGACAACCTCAAGGATTACGGCAGCTTCATCCCGGGCTATCGCCCCGGGCGGCGCACGGCCGATTACCTCGAGAACGTGATGCTGCGGATCACCTACGTCGGCGCGGCGTTCCTCGCCATCGTGGCCGTGATCCCGTCGCTCGTGCAGACGTCGCTGAACGTGGACAACACGGTGGCCAACTTCCTGGGCGGCACCGGCCTGCTGATCGTCATCAGCGTCTGCCTTGACCTCGTCCAGAAGATTGACAGCCACCTCGTGATGCGGAACTACACGGGGCTGATCAACCGCAAGTGA
- the rplO gene encoding 50S ribosomal protein L15: MQLHDVHQGVHRRKLKKRVGRGIGSGHGKTSSKGHKGHSSRQGFKQNPIFEGGQMPLARRVPKRGFFNGAFKKEYILVNVGDLEAAFDAGTVVDEAALRARGLVKGYAYDGIKLLADGDLTKAFTIRVTKFSAAAAAKVTAAGGTVEAVPYTGRRLEPKAEGATQA; the protein is encoded by the coding sequence ATGCAACTGCACGACGTCCACCAAGGCGTTCATCGCCGCAAGCTCAAGAAGCGCGTCGGCCGGGGCATCGGCTCGGGGCACGGCAAGACCTCGAGCAAGGGCCACAAGGGCCACTCCTCGCGCCAGGGCTTCAAGCAGAACCCGATCTTCGAGGGCGGCCAGATGCCCCTGGCCCGCCGCGTGCCCAAGCGGGGCTTCTTCAACGGGGCGTTCAAGAAGGAATACATCCTGGTCAACGTCGGCGACCTCGAGGCGGCCTTCGACGCCGGCACGGTCGTCGACGAGGCCGCCCTCCGGGCCCGCGGGCTCGTCAAGGGCTACGCCTACGACGGCATCAAGCTGCTGGCCGACGGCGACCTGACGAAGGCCTTCACCATCCGGGTCACGAAGTTCAGCGCCGCCGCCGCCGCCAAGGTCACCGCCGCCGGCGGCACGGTCGAGGCCGTCCCGTACACGGGCCGCCGCCTGGAGCCGAAGGCCGAGGGCGCGACGCAGGCCTGA
- the rpsE gene encoding 30S ribosomal protein S5, which produces MSVSSDARDRDRDRGEWSESVVSIRRCAAVVKGGRRFSFNALVVVGNGRGQVAWGYGKANEVPPAVEKGVKDAHKQMKRVNLRSGTIPHAVVGKFGAARVLLMPAVPGTGVIAGGAVRAVVEAAGVKDVLTKSFGSNNKLNLVKAAIDALTQLRTKDEIARLRGVTL; this is translated from the coding sequence ATGTCCGTGTCGAGCGACGCGCGTGATCGAGATCGTGACCGTGGCGAGTGGTCGGAGAGCGTCGTCTCGATCCGCCGCTGCGCCGCCGTCGTCAAGGGCGGCCGCCGGTTCAGCTTCAACGCCCTGGTCGTCGTCGGCAACGGGCGCGGCCAGGTCGCCTGGGGCTACGGCAAGGCCAACGAGGTCCCCCCGGCCGTCGAGAAGGGCGTCAAGGACGCCCACAAGCAGATGAAGCGGGTCAACCTCCGCTCCGGCACCATCCCCCACGCCGTGGTCGGCAAGTTCGGCGCCGCGCGGGTGCTGCTGATGCCGGCGGTCCCCGGCACCGGCGTGATCGCCGGCGGCGCCGTCCGCGCCGTCGTCGAGGCGGCCGGCGTCAAGGACGTCCTCACCAAGAGCTTCGGCTCCAACAACAAGCTCAACCTCGTCAAGGCCGCCATCGACGCCCTGACCCAGCTTCGCACGAAGGACGAGATCGCCCGCCTTCGGGGAGTGACCCTCTGA
- the rplR gene encoding 50S ribosomal protein L18 has translation MDTANHHLAVQTRRVRRQRRVRGKLHGTPERPRLAVFRSSKHIYAQLVNDENATTLAQASTMDPEIKAQVKYGGNKAAAAVVGRVVAERAKQAGIDKVCFDRRSYKYHGRVEALAQAAREAGIQF, from the coding sequence GTGGACACCGCCAATCATCACCTCGCCGTCCAGACCCGCCGGGTCCGCCGCCAGCGGCGCGTCCGCGGCAAGCTGCACGGGACCCCGGAGCGCCCCCGCCTGGCCGTCTTCCGGAGCTCCAAGCACATCTACGCCCAGCTCGTCAACGACGAGAACGCGACCACGCTGGCCCAGGCCAGCACCATGGACCCCGAGATCAAGGCGCAGGTCAAGTACGGCGGCAACAAGGCCGCCGCGGCCGTGGTCGGCCGGGTCGTCGCCGAGCGGGCGAAGCAGGCGGGTATTGACAAGGTTTGCTTCGACCGCCGAAGCTACAAGTATCATGGGCGTGTCGAAGCCCTCGCCCAGGCCGCCCGCGAGGCCGGCATCCAGTTCTGA
- the rplF gene encoding 50S ribosomal protein L6, with product MSRIGRKPVAVPANVKVSIAERTVHVEGPKGKLSFEHRPEISVAYDEAKRSVDVKRQDDERLSRSLHGLTRSLVANMVQGVAEGYTKKLEIVGVGYQAQLKKANTVALQVGYANQVVLEAPPGVSVAVPDPTHITITGADKQAVGQFAAVVRKVRPPEPYKGKGIRYEGEAVRRKAGKAFGSK from the coding sequence ATGTCCCGAATCGGTCGCAAGCCGGTCGCCGTCCCGGCCAACGTGAAGGTCTCGATCGCCGAGCGGACGGTCCACGTCGAGGGCCCCAAGGGCAAGCTCAGCTTCGAGCATCGCCCCGAGATCTCGGTCGCCTACGACGAGGCCAAGCGGTCCGTCGACGTCAAGCGGCAGGACGACGAGCGGCTCAGCCGGTCGCTCCACGGCCTGACGCGGAGCCTCGTCGCCAACATGGTCCAGGGCGTGGCCGAGGGCTACACCAAGAAGCTGGAGATCGTCGGCGTCGGCTACCAGGCCCAGCTCAAGAAGGCCAACACCGTGGCGCTGCAGGTCGGCTACGCCAACCAGGTCGTCCTCGAGGCCCCGCCGGGCGTCTCGGTGGCCGTCCCGGACCCGACCCACATCACGATCACCGGCGCCGACAAGCAGGCGGTCGGCCAGTTCGCCGCCGTCGTCCGCAAGGTCCGCCCGCCGGAGCCGTACAAGGGCAAGGGCATCCGCTACGAGGGCGAGGCCGTCCGCCGCAAGGCCGGCAAGGCCTTCGGCTCCAAGTAA
- the rpsH gene encoding 30S ribosomal protein S8 has translation MMTDPIADMLTRIRNAVRIERQQLDMPTSNMRKGIAQVLKDEGYLWDYEEIETAPARTLRLHMKYGPNGERLITKIDRISKPGKRVYRGYKELRPVLGGMGIQILSTPQGIVSDRRARESKIGGEVLALVY, from the coding sequence ATGATGACCGACCCCATCGCCGACATGCTCACCCGCATCCGCAACGCCGTCCGCATCGAGCGCCAGCAGCTCGACATGCCGACGTCGAACATGCGCAAGGGCATCGCCCAGGTCCTCAAGGACGAGGGCTACCTCTGGGACTATGAGGAGATCGAGACCGCCCCGGCCCGGACCCTCCGCCTGCACATGAAGTACGGCCCCAACGGCGAGCGGCTGATCACCAAGATCGACCGCATCAGCAAGCCCGGCAAGCGCGTCTACCGCGGCTACAAGGAGCTCCGGCCGGTCCTGGGCGGCATGGGCATCCAGATCCTCAGCACCCCCCAGGGGATCGTCAGCGACCGCCGCGCCCGCGAGTCCAAGATCGGCGGCGAGGTGCTGGCGCTCGTCTACTGA
- a CDS encoding type Z 30S ribosomal protein S14, whose amino-acid sequence MSTKAQRIKSETPRKFAVQHRNRCRLCGRPRAFYRKFGVCRICFRNLASRGLIPGVKKASW is encoded by the coding sequence ATGTCGACCAAGGCACAGAGAATCAAGTCCGAGACGCCCCGCAAGTTCGCGGTGCAGCACCGCAACCGGTGCCGCCTCTGCGGCCGCCCTCGCGCGTTCTACCGCAAGTTCGGGGTCTGCCGCATCTGCTTCCGGAACCTCGCCAGCCGCGGGCTGATCCCGGGCGTCAAGAAGGCGAGCTGGTAG
- the rplE gene encoding 50S ribosomal protein L5 gives MARLQDLYKSDIAKAMASKFNLTNPMAIPRLEKIVINMGVGRATQDKALLETAAESLGRISGQKPVITKAKTSVSGFRLREGNDIGCKVTLRGSRMYEFLDRLVSIALPRIRDFRGVNPNSFDGHGNYSLGLAEQVVFPEIDADKLHHTQGMDITIVTTAPNDDQARELLRHFGVPFRQPGAGKGGPGGRP, from the coding sequence ATGGCTCGCCTCCAAGACCTCTACAAGAGCGACATCGCCAAGGCGATGGCTTCGAAGTTCAACCTGACCAACCCCATGGCGATCCCCCGCCTCGAGAAGATCGTCATCAACATGGGCGTGGGCCGGGCGACCCAGGACAAGGCCCTGCTGGAAACGGCCGCGGAGAGCCTCGGCAGGATCAGCGGGCAGAAGCCGGTGATCACCAAGGCCAAGACCTCGGTCTCCGGGTTCCGCCTCCGCGAGGGCAACGACATCGGCTGCAAGGTGACCCTCCGCGGCAGCCGGATGTACGAGTTCCTCGACCGCCTGGTGTCGATCGCCCTGCCCCGTATCCGCGACTTCCGCGGCGTCAACCCCAACAGCTTCGACGGCCACGGCAACTACAGCCTGGGCCTGGCGGAGCAGGTGGTCTTCCCGGAGATCGACGCCGACAAGCTGCACCACACCCAGGGCATGGACATCACGATCGTGACCACGGCCCCCAACGACGACCAGGCCCGCGAGCTCCTCCGCCACTTCGGCGTCCCGTTCCGCCAGCCGGGCGCCGGCAAGGGCGGCCCGGGCGGCAGGCCCTGA
- the rplX gene encoding 50S ribosomal protein L24, which produces MYIRKDDQVEVIAGDDKGTPDNRKFAKVLRVFPARNKIVVEGVNRVYKHMRPSSKNPQGGRLSKEMPIDASNALLVCFKCNRGVRVGHRFTAEGQKQRYCKKCGQSLGDVGPRKAAHAAAAPKKA; this is translated from the coding sequence ATGTACATCAGAAAAGACGACCAGGTCGAAGTCATCGCCGGCGACGACAAGGGCACGCCCGACAATCGCAAGTTCGCCAAGGTCCTCCGCGTCTTCCCGGCGCGGAACAAGATCGTCGTCGAGGGCGTCAACCGCGTGTACAAGCACATGCGGCCCAGCAGCAAGAACCCCCAGGGCGGCCGGCTCTCCAAGGAGATGCCGATCGACGCCTCCAACGCCCTGCTCGTCTGCTTCAAGTGCAACCGCGGGGTCCGCGTCGGCCACCGGTTCACCGCCGAGGGGCAGAAGCAGCGCTACTGCAAGAAGTGCGGCCAGTCGCTGGGGGACGTCGGGCCCCGCAAGGCGGCCCACGCCGCGGCCGCCCCGAAGAAGGCCTGA
- the rplN gene encoding 50S ribosomal protein L14, with the protein MIQMQTRLDVADNTGAKEVMCIKVLGGSASRYKRRTAGLGDTIIASVKKATSGGDVKAGDVVRCVIVRTRNQTRRPDGSYVKFDRNAVVLIDAEKNPKGTRIFGAIARELRDRQFMKIISLAAEVV; encoded by the coding sequence ATGATCCAGATGCAGACCCGGCTCGACGTGGCCGACAACACGGGGGCCAAGGAAGTCATGTGCATCAAGGTCCTCGGCGGCAGCGCGTCGCGCTACAAGCGGCGCACCGCGGGCCTCGGTGACACGATCATCGCCAGCGTCAAGAAGGCGACCTCCGGCGGCGACGTGAAGGCGGGCGACGTCGTCCGCTGCGTGATCGTCCGCACCCGCAACCAGACCCGGCGGCCCGACGGCTCCTACGTGAAGTTCGACCGCAACGCCGTGGTCCTCATCGACGCCGAGAAGAACCCCAAGGGCACCCGCATCTTCGGCGCCATCGCCCGGGAGCTGCGGGACCGCCAGTTCATGAAGATCATCAGCCTCGCGGCCGAGGTCGTCTGA
- the rpsQ gene encoding 30S ribosomal protein S17 — translation MSPEPKASTTNTPAAPRTRRKTEIGVVASDKMDKTRRIVVERLVPHPKYGKMMKRRTVCHAHDEANETHVGDTVEIMETRPLSKLKRWRIVRIVRKGAQQALAGEGQPNAQG, via the coding sequence ATGAGCCCCGAACCCAAAGCCAGCACGACGAACACGCCCGCGGCCCCGCGGACCCGCCGCAAGACGGAGATCGGGGTCGTGGCGTCCGACAAGATGGACAAGACCCGGCGGATCGTCGTCGAGCGCCTGGTGCCGCACCCCAAGTACGGCAAGATGATGAAGCGACGGACCGTCTGCCACGCCCACGACGAGGCGAACGAGACCCACGTCGGCGACACCGTGGAGATCATGGAGACCCGCCCGCTGTCCAAGCTCAAGCGGTGGCGGATCGTCCGGATCGTCCGCAAGGGGGCCCAGCAGGCCCTCGCCGGCGAGGGGCAGCCCAACGCGCAGGGCTGA
- the rpmC gene encoding 50S ribosomal protein L29: MSKPSELREHDDEQLHIALKDVQSNLFRLRLQSETERLEAPSEIIKAKREIARIKTILRQREIERAAAAAAPTSS, encoded by the coding sequence ATGAGCAAGCCCTCAGAACTCCGCGAGCACGACGACGAGCAGCTCCACATCGCCCTCAAGGATGTGCAGAGCAACCTGTTCCGCCTCCGGCTCCAGAGCGAGACCGAGCGGCTCGAGGCCCCCAGCGAGATCATCAAGGCCAAGCGGGAGATCGCCCGGATCAAGACGATCCTCCGCCAGCGCGAGATCGAGCGGGCCGCCGCGGCGGCCGCCCCGACGTCCTCGTGA
- the rplP gene encoding 50S ribosomal protein L16 codes for MALMPKRVKFRKSQKGRVRGNATRGNYVAFGEWGLQALAPGRISAQTIEAGRVVASQSVKGGGKLFIRIFPQKSVTAIPAETRMGKGKGEIEYWAAVVKPGTVLYEVSGLSEEAARAAFARVAHKMPIPCRFIGRRPTI; via the coding sequence ATGGCTCTGATGCCCAAGCGGGTCAAGTTCCGAAAAAGCCAAAAAGGCCGCGTAAGAGGTAATGCGACCCGCGGCAACTACGTCGCCTTCGGCGAGTGGGGCCTGCAGGCCCTGGCGCCGGGGCGGATCAGCGCCCAGACCATCGAGGCCGGCCGCGTGGTGGCCAGCCAGTCGGTCAAGGGGGGGGGCAAGCTGTTCATCCGGATCTTCCCCCAGAAGAGCGTGACGGCGATCCCGGCGGAGACCCGGATGGGCAAGGGCAAGGGCGAGATCGAGTACTGGGCGGCGGTCGTCAAGCCGGGCACCGTCCTCTACGAGGTCAGCGGCCTGAGCGAGGAGGCCGCCCGCGCGGCCTTCGCCCGCGTCGCCCACAAGATGCCGATCCCCTGCCGGTTCATCGGCCGCCGGCCGACGATCTGA
- the rpsC gene encoding 30S ribosomal protein S3 — translation MGQKVRPTGFRVGIMEDWRSRWYASKHEFSDLLVEDFKIRKFIKGKYGFAGIPKIEIERTRDAVTVLLSTARPGVIIGRKGAEVEKLQEELQNLTGRRIEIKIVEVARPEIDAQLISEDIAEQLQKRSSFRRTMKRAIENTMDGGAKGVKIQLSGRLGGAEMSRTEASAAGSVPLSTLRARVDYGFTEAKTAQGHIGIKVWVNQGDYLKMEAGDGSDAQAGQVPKKPKRPRKR, via the coding sequence ATGGGCCAGAAGGTTCGACCGACCGGGTTCCGCGTGGGCATCATGGAGGACTGGCGTAGCCGCTGGTACGCCTCCAAGCACGAGTTCAGCGACCTGCTCGTCGAAGATTTCAAGATCCGCAAGTTCATCAAGGGCAAGTACGGCTTCGCCGGCATCCCCAAGATCGAGATCGAGCGGACGCGGGACGCGGTGACCGTGCTGCTGTCCACGGCGCGGCCGGGCGTGATCATCGGCCGCAAGGGGGCCGAGGTGGAGAAGCTCCAGGAGGAGCTCCAGAACCTCACCGGCCGCCGGATCGAGATCAAGATCGTCGAGGTGGCCCGGCCGGAGATCGACGCCCAGCTCATCAGCGAGGACATCGCCGAGCAGCTCCAGAAGCGGTCGAGCTTCCGCCGGACCATGAAGCGGGCCATCGAGAACACGATGGACGGCGGGGCCAAGGGGGTCAAGATCCAGCTCTCCGGCCGCCTGGGCGGCGCCGAGATGTCCCGGACCGAGGCCTCGGCCGCCGGCTCCGTCCCCCTCAGCACATTGCGGGCCCGCGTCGACTACGGCTTCACCGAGGCCAAGACGGCGCAGGGCCACATCGGGATCAAGGTGTGGGTCAACCAGGGCGACTATTTGAAGATGGAGGCCGGCGATGGCTCTGATGCCCAAGCGGGTCAAGTTCCGAAAAAGCCAAAAAGGCCGCGTAAGAGGTAA
- the rplV gene encoding 50S ribosomal protein L22, whose amino-acid sequence MSTITQYKATHRFARISVRKLRPLLDLVRGKYADDAMDILKYMPHRGARMIEQVLKSAMANAEDQGIRNAGDLVIVDARGDGGPMFKRLMPRARGMAYLIRRRSAHIAIGLTDLAAIEDHGHDDHDHDHDED is encoded by the coding sequence ATGAGCACCATCACCCAGTACAAGGCGACCCACCGGTTCGCACGGATCTCGGTCCGCAAGCTCCGGCCGCTCCTGGACCTCGTCCGGGGCAAGTACGCCGACGACGCCATGGACATCCTCAAGTACATGCCGCACCGGGGCGCCCGGATGATCGAGCAGGTGCTCAAGAGCGCCATGGCCAACGCCGAGGACCAGGGGATCCGCAACGCCGGCGACCTCGTGATCGTGGACGCCCGGGGCGACGGCGGCCCGATGTTCAAGCGGCTCATGCCGAGGGCCCGCGGCATGGCCTACCTGATCCGCCGCCGCAGCGCGCACATCGCCATCGGCCTGACCGACCTGGCGGCCATCGAAGACCACGGCCACGACGACCACGATCACGATCACGACGAGGACTGA